In Deinococcus maricopensis DSM 21211, one genomic interval encodes:
- the fumC gene encoding class II fumarate hydratase, with product MTNTRIESDTMGQLDVESSRYWGAQTQRSIQNFPIGRDTFVWGRPVIRALGILKKGAAQANADLGELPGNIADLIVQAADEVIAGNLDDHFPLVVFQTGSGTQSNMNANEVISNRAIEIAGGEMGSKKPVHPNDHVNRGQSSNDTFPTAMHIAVVLELNERLYGAVAKLRDTLAAKAEQHKGLVKVGRTHLQDATPITLGQEIGGWVAQLDYALAEVRHAEKGLYQLAIGGTAVGTGLNAHPQFGDLAAKKYSEETGFPFVSADDKFAALSAHDALVQTSAALRTLAGALMKMANDVRWLASGPRNGIGEITIPENEPGSSIMPGKVNPTQSEALTMVATRVFGNDATVAFAGSQGNFQLNVFKPVMVHAVLESIRLIADASLAFNDNCAVGIEPNLERIQHNLDINLMQVTALNRHIGYDKAAAIAKKAHKEGTSLKDAALALGYVTEEQFADWVKPIEMTRPTI from the coding sequence ATGACGAACACCCGCATCGAATCCGACACCATGGGCCAGCTGGACGTCGAATCCAGCCGCTACTGGGGCGCGCAGACGCAGCGCAGCATCCAGAACTTCCCCATCGGCCGCGACACGTTCGTGTGGGGCCGCCCGGTCATCCGCGCGCTCGGCATCCTCAAAAAAGGCGCCGCGCAGGCCAACGCGGACCTCGGCGAACTCCCCGGCAACATCGCCGACCTGATCGTCCAGGCCGCCGACGAGGTCATCGCCGGCAACCTCGACGACCACTTCCCCCTCGTGGTCTTCCAGACCGGCAGCGGCACCCAGAGCAACATGAACGCCAACGAGGTCATCAGCAACCGCGCCATTGAAATCGCCGGCGGCGAGATGGGCAGCAAGAAACCCGTCCACCCCAACGACCACGTGAACCGCGGCCAGAGCAGCAACGACACCTTCCCGACCGCCATGCACATTGCCGTCGTGCTGGAACTCAACGAACGCCTGTACGGCGCCGTCGCCAAGCTCCGCGACACCCTCGCCGCCAAGGCCGAGCAGCACAAGGGCCTCGTGAAGGTCGGCCGCACGCACCTGCAGGACGCCACGCCCATCACGCTCGGGCAGGAAATCGGCGGCTGGGTCGCGCAACTCGACTACGCCCTCGCGGAAGTCCGCCACGCCGAAAAAGGCCTGTACCAGCTCGCCATCGGCGGCACCGCCGTCGGCACCGGCCTGAACGCGCACCCGCAGTTCGGCGACCTCGCCGCGAAGAAATACAGCGAGGAAACCGGCTTCCCGTTCGTCAGCGCCGACGACAAGTTCGCCGCGCTCAGCGCGCACGACGCGCTCGTGCAGACCAGCGCCGCGCTGCGCACCCTCGCGGGCGCCCTCATGAAAATGGCGAACGACGTGCGCTGGCTCGCGTCCGGCCCCCGCAACGGCATCGGCGAGATCACCATTCCCGAGAACGAACCCGGCAGCAGCATCATGCCCGGCAAGGTCAACCCCACCCAGAGCGAGGCGCTCACCATGGTGGCCACGCGCGTGTTCGGCAATGACGCCACCGTCGCGTTCGCGGGCAGCCAGGGGAACTTCCAGCTCAACGTCTTCAAGCCCGTGATGGTGCACGCCGTGCTGGAAAGCATCCGCCTCATCGCGGACGCCAGCCTCGCCTTCAACGACAACTGCGCCGTCGGCATCGAACCGAACCTCGAGCGCATCCAGCACAACCTCGACATCAACCTGATGCAGGTGACCGCCCTGAACCGCCACATCGGCTACGACAAGGCGGCCGCCATCGCCAAGAAGGCCCATAAGGAAGGCACCAGCCTCAAGGACGCGGCCCTGGCGCTCGGGTACGTCACCGAGGAGCAGTTCGCCGACTGGGTCAAGCCCATCGAAATGACCCGCCCCACGATCTGA
- the glpK gene encoding glycerol kinase GlpK, producing the protein MSQLSQEQFILALDQGTTSSRAIVFDRTGNIRATAQKEFRQIFPQPGWVEHDATEIWSTQIGVAQEALAKAGLRASNVAGIGITNQRETVVVWDRKTGQPIHHAIVWQDRRTAAYCDELRDAGHEQTIREKTGLLIDAYFSGTKLKWILDHVDGARERAARGELAFGTVDSWLVFNLTGGHLHITDATNASRTLLYNIHTGDWDDDLLRLLDVPREVLPEVRGSSEVYGETAEGLFGTRIKVAGIAGDQQAATFGQACLERGMAKNTYGTGCFMLMNTAGEAVPSQNKLLTTVAWQLGGERTYALEGSVFVAGAVVQWLRDGLKIIRSSSEVEALASSVASSEGVFLVPAFVGLGAPYWDSYARGTMVGLTRGTTAAHIARAALEAIAYQSAEVLQAMEHDSGAALKELRVDGGASTNNTLMQFQADVLGVQVVRPKVTETTALGAAYLAGLAVGYWSSTEEITTQWAEDRCFEPQMTADERSARMAKWRRAVERARDWDREL; encoded by the coding sequence ATGAGCCAGCTCAGCCAGGAACAGTTCATCCTCGCCCTCGACCAGGGCACCACCAGCAGCCGCGCCATCGTCTTCGACCGCACCGGGAACATCCGCGCGACCGCGCAGAAGGAATTCCGTCAGATCTTCCCGCAGCCCGGCTGGGTGGAGCACGACGCCACCGAAATCTGGAGCACCCAGATCGGCGTGGCGCAGGAAGCGCTCGCCAAAGCGGGCCTGCGCGCCAGCAACGTCGCCGGCATCGGCATCACCAACCAGCGCGAAACGGTCGTCGTGTGGGACCGCAAGACTGGCCAGCCCATCCACCACGCCATCGTGTGGCAGGACCGCCGCACCGCCGCGTACTGCGACGAGCTGCGCGACGCCGGACACGAGCAGACCATCCGCGAGAAGACCGGCCTGCTGATCGACGCGTACTTCAGCGGCACCAAACTCAAGTGGATCCTCGACCACGTGGACGGCGCGCGTGAACGCGCCGCGCGCGGCGAACTCGCGTTCGGCACGGTGGACTCCTGGCTGGTGTTCAACCTCACCGGCGGACACCTGCACATCACGGACGCCACCAACGCCAGCCGCACGCTGCTCTACAACATCCACACCGGCGACTGGGACGACGACCTGCTGCGCCTGCTGGACGTGCCCCGCGAGGTCCTGCCGGAGGTGCGCGGCAGCAGCGAGGTGTACGGCGAGACCGCCGAAGGGCTGTTCGGCACGCGCATCAAGGTCGCCGGGATTGCCGGGGACCAGCAGGCCGCGACGTTCGGGCAGGCGTGCCTGGAGCGCGGCATGGCGAAAAACACCTACGGCACCGGCTGCTTCATGCTGATGAACACCGCCGGGGAGGCCGTGCCGAGCCAGAACAAGCTGCTGACCACCGTCGCGTGGCAGCTGGGCGGCGAGCGCACGTACGCGCTGGAAGGCAGCGTGTTCGTGGCGGGCGCGGTGGTGCAGTGGCTGCGCGACGGCCTGAAGATCATCCGCAGCAGCAGCGAGGTCGAAGCGCTCGCCAGCAGCGTGGCGAGCAGCGAGGGCGTGTTCCTGGTGCCGGCGTTCGTGGGGCTGGGCGCGCCGTACTGGGACAGCTACGCGCGCGGCACCATGGTGGGCCTGACGCGCGGCACGACCGCCGCGCACATCGCGCGCGCGGCGCTGGAAGCCATCGCGTACCAGTCGGCGGAGGTGCTGCAGGCCATGGAGCACGATTCCGGCGCGGCCCTGAAGGAACTGCGCGTGGACGGCGGCGCCAGCACCAACAACACGCTGATGCAGTTCCAAGCGGACGTGCTGGGCGTGCAGGTCGTGCGGCCGAAGGTCACGGAGACGACGGCGCTGGGCGCGGCGTACCTGGCGGGCCTGGCGGTGGGGTACTGGAGCAGCACCGAGGAGATCACGACGCAGTGGGCGGAGGACCGGTGCTTCGAGCCGCAGATGACTGCGGACGAGCGCAGCGCGCGCATGGCGAAGTGGCGCCGCGCGGTGGAGCGCGCGCGCGACTGGGACCGCGAGCTGTAA
- a CDS encoding glycerol-3-phosphate dehydrogenase/oxidase — translation MTTDPRTTTLNALNAHEPWDVLVIGGGASGLGAAVEAATRGYKTLLVEAFDYAKGTSSRSTKLVHGGVRYLAQGNVSLVREALRERGLLRRNAPHLVRDLGFVVPAYDWWAGPFYGIGLKLYDVLAGKLNLGHSKLLDRDAALARTPTLQREGLRGGILYFDGQFDDARLAITLLRTFEDHGGVALNHAPVTGLIKDNGKVVGARLRDAETGQEHEVRARAVINATGVFVDAIRRMDNPETPDMLSPSQGVHVVVDRKFLPGDSAIMIPRTDDGRVLFAVPWHDHVVIGTTDTPVPEASLEPKPLPEEIEFILRTAGRYMDPAPTRDDVRSVYVGLRPLVKAETTDGAGSTAQLSRDHVIRISDSGLVTLTGGKWTTYRRMGEDAVDRAARIAELPERLTVTPALHLHGWSEDDRPDHWKVYGTDAPHVQALPGATTPLHPDLPYTEAEVRWAARKEQARTVEDVLSRRTRAILLNARASSEAAPKVAAILAEELGRDAQWQAAQVHDYQTLAQQYQL, via the coding sequence ATGACCACCGACCCCCGCACCACCACCCTCAACGCCCTCAACGCCCACGAACCCTGGGACGTCCTCGTCATCGGCGGCGGCGCCAGCGGCCTCGGCGCCGCCGTCGAAGCCGCCACCCGCGGCTACAAGACCCTGCTCGTCGAAGCGTTTGATTACGCCAAAGGCACCAGCAGCCGCAGCACCAAACTCGTGCACGGCGGCGTCCGCTACCTCGCGCAGGGCAACGTCAGCCTGGTGCGCGAAGCCCTGCGCGAACGCGGCCTGCTGCGCCGCAACGCCCCCCACCTCGTCCGCGACCTCGGCTTCGTCGTCCCCGCCTACGACTGGTGGGCCGGCCCCTTCTACGGCATCGGCCTCAAGCTCTACGACGTCCTCGCCGGCAAACTCAACCTCGGCCACAGCAAACTCCTCGACCGCGACGCCGCCCTCGCCCGCACCCCCACCCTCCAACGCGAAGGCCTGCGCGGCGGCATCCTCTACTTCGACGGACAATTCGACGACGCCCGCCTCGCCATCACCCTGCTGCGCACCTTCGAGGACCACGGCGGCGTCGCCCTCAACCACGCCCCCGTCACCGGCCTCATCAAGGACAACGGCAAAGTCGTCGGCGCCCGCCTGCGCGACGCCGAAACCGGCCAAGAACACGAAGTCCGCGCGCGCGCCGTCATCAACGCCACCGGCGTGTTCGTCGACGCCATCCGCCGCATGGACAACCCCGAAACGCCCGACATGCTCAGCCCCAGCCAGGGCGTGCACGTCGTCGTGGACCGCAAATTCCTGCCCGGCGACAGCGCCATCATGATCCCCCGCACCGACGACGGCCGCGTCCTGTTCGCCGTGCCCTGGCACGACCACGTCGTCATCGGCACCACCGACACCCCCGTCCCCGAAGCCAGCCTCGAACCCAAACCCCTCCCCGAAGAAATCGAGTTCATCCTCCGCACCGCCGGACGCTACATGGACCCCGCCCCCACCCGCGACGACGTCCGCAGCGTCTACGTCGGCCTGCGCCCCCTCGTGAAGGCCGAAACCACCGACGGCGCCGGCAGCACCGCGCAACTCAGCCGCGACCACGTCATCCGCATCAGCGACAGCGGCCTCGTCACGCTCACCGGCGGCAAATGGACCACCTACCGCCGCATGGGCGAAGACGCCGTGGACCGCGCCGCCCGCATCGCCGAACTGCCCGAACGCCTCACCGTCACGCCCGCCCTGCACCTCCACGGCTGGAGCGAAGACGACCGCCCCGACCACTGGAAGGTCTACGGCACCGACGCCCCCCACGTGCAGGCCCTGCCCGGCGCCACCACCCCCCTGCACCCGGACCTCCCATACACCGAAGCGGAAGTCCGCTGGGCCGCCCGCAAGGAACAGGCCCGCACCGTCGAGGACGTCCTCTCACGCCGCACCCGCGCCATCCTCCTGAACGCTCGCGCCAGCAGCGAAGCCGCCCCCAAAGTCGCCGCGATCCTCGCCGAGGAACTTGGCCGCGACGCGCAGTGGCAGGCCGCCCAGGTCCACGACTACCAGACGCTCGCGCAGCAGTACCAGCTGTAG
- a CDS encoding polysaccharide deacetylase family protein translates to MKFRTFALTLLMLTAPAAPAVPTTPGQVQPVAPGTRAETALPQLHLTPPIPQVAHIEYASNGHLTVAHALLLLQPDEQARARTLAAETARRALQALPTLSEVDVSVYHRSTYAGPGGPLPLFTASVPRARLQDFARYATNAGPYERAWTNPRPDAPGGSVWPARPRPPEALATRTRALAAYGANRFAARLLGGDRDGLIYWGNTGQPLAALTFDDAPHPLYAPLVLDALRRAGVRATFFCIGRNAEAYPYFVRDMVAQGHEVANHTYHHVRLPDLPAAQVREELLRTNAVLQGITGRPVRYFRPPGGRFTPQVLDAARDAGLVTAFWTNDPADFANHGDTVLLGRLDRLRGDGIALLHDNAPAALRILPEFLQRMNARRLRLVSLGELAGTFRPVVARK, encoded by the coding sequence GTGAAGTTTCGCACCTTCGCCCTGACCCTGCTGATGCTGACGGCCCCCGCCGCCCCCGCCGTCCCCACCACGCCTGGGCAGGTGCAACCCGTCGCGCCCGGCACCCGCGCCGAAACGGCCCTGCCGCAACTGCACCTCACGCCGCCCATCCCGCAGGTCGCGCACATCGAGTACGCCAGCAACGGCCACCTCACCGTCGCGCACGCCCTGCTGCTGCTCCAGCCCGACGAGCAGGCCCGCGCCCGCACCCTCGCCGCCGAAACCGCACGCCGCGCCCTCCAGGCCCTCCCCACCCTGAGCGAGGTGGACGTCAGCGTGTACCACCGCAGCACCTACGCCGGCCCGGGCGGCCCGCTGCCGCTGTTCACCGCGAGCGTCCCGCGCGCGCGCCTGCAGGACTTCGCGCGGTACGCCACGAACGCCGGGCCGTACGAGCGCGCCTGGACGAACCCCCGCCCGGACGCGCCCGGCGGGTCGGTCTGGCCCGCCCGCCCGCGCCCGCCCGAGGCGCTGGCCACCCGCACCCGCGCGCTCGCGGCGTACGGCGCGAACCGCTTCGCGGCGCGCCTGCTCGGCGGGGACCGCGACGGCCTGATCTACTGGGGCAACACCGGCCAGCCTCTCGCGGCGCTCACGTTCGATGACGCGCCGCACCCGCTGTACGCGCCGCTCGTGCTGGACGCCCTGCGGCGCGCGGGCGTGCGCGCGACGTTCTTCTGCATCGGCCGGAACGCCGAGGCGTACCCGTACTTCGTGCGCGACATGGTCGCGCAGGGCCACGAGGTCGCGAACCACACGTACCACCACGTGCGCCTGCCGGACCTGCCCGCCGCGCAGGTCCGCGAGGAACTTCTGCGCACGAACGCCGTGCTGCAGGGCATCACGGGCCGCCCCGTGCGGTACTTCCGCCCGCCCGGCGGGCGCTTCACGCCGCAGGTGCTGGACGCCGCGCGCGACGCCGGGCTCGTCACGGCGTTCTGGACGAACGACCCGGCGGACTTCGCGAACCACGGCGACACCGTCCTGCTCGGGCGCCTGGATCGCCTGCGCGGCGACGGTATCGCTCTGCTGCACGACAACGCGCCCGCCGCCCTCCGTATCCTCCCGGAGTTCCTGCAGCGCATGAATGCGCGCCGCCTGCGGCTGGTTTCCCTGGGTGAACTGGCCGGCACCTTTCGCCCCGTCGTCGCGCGGAAGTAG
- a CDS encoding VWA domain-containing protein, with amino-acid sequence MTTGTEERLRRWRLVLGGGSADGTGCALGGQDERIDAALAAVYGDAEGGEVERKDRLNVGRGKSAPKVARWLAEVRELFPQGTVKVMQQDAIERLNLKQLLLEPELMDAVEPDVNLAVTLLSLKDVMPDAAKERARSVVRHVTDELTRRLEEPLRAAVTGTLNRAARTNRPRPRDIDWGRTIRANLGTYQPDRRTIIPERLVGYARARRQMRSVTLCVDQSGSMADSVVYAGVFGAVLASLPAIKTNVVVYDTAVVDLTDQLQDPVDVLFGVQLGGGNDTPLALRYCKDLLTQPEESIFVLISDLYEGSGSAEMLRRLREFRDMGVQVVVLLALDRNGKPSFDRQNASALAGMGIPVFACTPEHFPDLMAAALGRQDVSAWASARGMPVVHDEGLEG; translated from the coding sequence ATGACCACAGGAACGGAAGAACGCCTGCGGCGCTGGCGGCTGGTGCTGGGCGGCGGCAGCGCCGACGGGACCGGCTGCGCGCTGGGCGGGCAGGACGAGCGGATCGACGCGGCCCTGGCCGCGGTGTACGGCGACGCGGAAGGCGGCGAGGTGGAGCGCAAGGACCGCCTGAACGTCGGGCGCGGCAAGAGCGCCCCGAAAGTGGCGCGCTGGCTCGCGGAGGTGCGGGAGCTGTTCCCGCAGGGCACCGTGAAGGTGATGCAGCAGGACGCCATCGAGCGGCTGAACCTGAAGCAGCTGCTGCTGGAGCCGGAACTCATGGACGCCGTCGAGCCGGACGTGAACCTCGCGGTGACGCTGCTGAGCCTCAAGGACGTGATGCCGGACGCCGCGAAGGAACGCGCGCGCAGCGTGGTGCGGCACGTGACGGACGAACTCACGCGCCGCCTGGAGGAGCCGCTGCGCGCCGCCGTGACCGGCACGCTGAACCGCGCGGCCCGCACGAACCGCCCGCGCCCGCGGGACATCGACTGGGGCCGCACGATCCGCGCGAACCTGGGCACGTACCAGCCGGACCGGCGGACCATCATCCCGGAGCGCCTGGTGGGGTACGCGCGCGCGCGGCGGCAGATGCGGAGCGTGACGCTATGCGTCGACCAGAGCGGCAGCATGGCGGACAGCGTCGTGTACGCGGGCGTGTTCGGCGCGGTCCTCGCGAGCCTGCCCGCCATCAAGACGAACGTGGTGGTGTACGACACGGCGGTCGTGGACCTCACGGATCAGCTGCAGGACCCGGTGGACGTACTGTTCGGCGTGCAGCTGGGCGGCGGGAACGACACGCCGCTCGCGCTGCGGTACTGCAAGGACCTGCTGACGCAGCCGGAGGAGAGCATTTTCGTGCTGATCAGCGACCTGTACGAAGGCTCCGGCAGCGCGGAGATGCTGCGGCGCCTGCGGGAGTTCCGGGACATGGGCGTGCAGGTGGTCGTGCTGCTCGCACTGGACCGCAACGGGAAGCCGAGCTTCGACCGGCAGAACGCTTCGGCGCTCGCGGGCATGGGGATCCCGGTGTTCGCGTGCACGCCCGAGCACTTCCCGGACCTGATGGCGGCCGCGCTGGGCCGGCAGGACGTGAGCGCGTGGGCGTCCGCGCGGGGCATGCCCGTCGTGCACGACGAGGGCCTCGAAGGGTAG
- a CDS encoding aminopeptidase: MTNALSFEQKLENYARLLVRVGVNLQPGGKLHLSAPVGAVELARLITREAYRAGAAEVDVRYVDEHLDRSRLTDGQDGAVAFVPEWFAEERLHKIADGYAFLTLTGNDPDLLGGVNAERIGVRSKALAIASRPVGQKMSAFAVNWSIGAMPVASWARKVFPGVPDGEAVARLWDAIFTVSRADEADPVAAWDAHLKQLARVRDHLNGRRYAALQFTGPGTDLTVGLADGHVWAGGAWAAQNGVVGVPNLPTDEVFTAPHRDRVDGVATATKPLIARGTTISGIRVRFEGGRVVEATSDTGQDVLTALLDTDEGARHLGEVALVPASAPVARTGHLYYDTLFDENAAIHLALGRAYDFNFERGKVRAEDGGNDSLIHVDWMIGSAQVDVDGVRADGEREPVMRGGEWAF; encoded by the coding sequence ATGACCAATGCATTGTCGTTCGAGCAGAAGCTCGAGAATTACGCGCGTCTGCTCGTTCGGGTGGGCGTGAACCTGCAGCCGGGCGGGAAGCTGCACCTGAGCGCGCCGGTGGGCGCGGTGGAACTCGCGCGGCTCATCACGCGCGAGGCGTACCGTGCGGGCGCCGCCGAGGTGGACGTGCGGTACGTGGACGAGCACCTGGACCGCAGCCGCCTGACGGACGGGCAGGACGGCGCGGTCGCGTTCGTGCCGGAGTGGTTCGCGGAGGAGCGCCTGCACAAGATCGCGGATGGGTACGCGTTCCTGACGTTGACCGGTAACGACCCGGACCTGCTGGGCGGCGTGAACGCGGAGCGGATCGGGGTGCGTTCGAAGGCGCTGGCCATCGCGAGCCGCCCGGTGGGCCAGAAGATGAGCGCGTTCGCGGTGAACTGGAGCATTGGCGCGATGCCGGTGGCGAGCTGGGCGCGCAAGGTCTTCCCGGGCGTGCCGGACGGTGAGGCCGTGGCGCGGTTGTGGGACGCGATCTTCACGGTGAGCCGCGCGGACGAGGCGGACCCGGTGGCCGCGTGGGACGCGCACCTGAAGCAGCTGGCGCGCGTGCGCGATCACCTGAACGGGCGGCGGTACGCGGCGCTGCAGTTCACGGGGCCGGGCACGGACCTGACGGTGGGCCTCGCGGACGGGCACGTGTGGGCGGGGGGGGCGTGGGCGGCGCAGAACGGCGTCGTGGGCGTGCCGAACCTGCCGACGGACGAGGTGTTCACGGCGCCGCACCGGGACCGCGTGGACGGCGTGGCGACGGCGACGAAGCCGCTGATCGCGCGGGGCACGACCATCAGTGGGATTCGCGTGCGGTTCGAGGGGGGGCGCGTCGTGGAGGCCACGAGCGATACGGGGCAGGACGTCCTGACGGCGCTGCTGGACACGGATGAGGGCGCGCGGCACCTGGGTGAGGTGGCGCTCGTGCCGGCGTCGGCGCCGGTGGCGCGCACCGGGCACTTGTACTACGACACGCTGTTCGACGAGAACGCCGCCATTCACCTCGCGTTGGGCCGCGCGTACGATTTCAACTTCGAGCGCGGGAAGGTCCGCGCGGAGGACGGCGGGAACGACAGCCTGATTCACGTGGACTGGATGATCGGCAGCGCGCAGGTGGATGTGGATGGCGTGCGCGCCGACGGTGAGCGCGAGCCGGTGATGCGCGGCGGCGAGTGGGCCTTCTGA
- a CDS encoding ABC transporter substrate-binding protein, which yields MKRLLPLLLTAALGTAAAQDTSCTGRTVKHAMGTTCVPNSPKRVIVLDTGELDSVLALGVKPVGAVTALGSGFPTYLKGRTDGVADVGTIQQPSLERILALKPDLILSSKLRHGNLYAQLSRIAPTVMAETVGVVWKDNLKLDARALGREAQANKLLSTYYARLKKLQVRVDRKRTTISVLRFVPGQVRLMQRANFIGTILDDAGLLRPATQRKDTFSDVISAEGLPAADGSVLFYSTYGPADATDQRAFLSSPLWARLNAVRNKRAFAVNDDHWFLGIGILAANRVLDDLEQYLGN from the coding sequence ATGAAACGACTCCTCCCGCTGCTCCTGACCGCCGCGCTCGGCACCGCCGCCGCGCAGGACACCTCCTGCACCGGCCGCACCGTGAAACACGCCATGGGCACCACCTGCGTGCCCAACAGCCCGAAACGCGTCATCGTCCTCGACACCGGCGAACTCGACAGCGTCCTCGCGCTCGGCGTGAAACCCGTCGGTGCCGTCACGGCGCTCGGCAGCGGCTTCCCCACCTACCTCAAGGGGCGCACCGACGGCGTCGCCGACGTCGGCACCATCCAGCAGCCCAGCCTGGAACGCATCCTGGCGCTCAAACCAGACCTGATTCTCAGCAGCAAACTCCGGCACGGGAACCTGTACGCGCAGCTCAGCCGCATCGCGCCGACCGTCATGGCCGAAACGGTCGGGGTCGTCTGGAAGGACAACCTCAAACTCGACGCCCGCGCGCTCGGCCGCGAAGCGCAGGCGAACAAACTCCTCTCGACCTACTACGCGCGCCTCAAGAAACTGCAGGTCCGCGTGGACCGCAAACGCACCACCATCAGCGTCCTGCGCTTCGTGCCCGGGCAGGTGCGCCTGATGCAGCGTGCGAACTTCATCGGCACCATCCTTGACGACGCCGGCCTGCTGCGCCCCGCCACGCAGCGCAAGGACACCTTCTCGGACGTTATCAGCGCCGAGGGCCTGCCCGCCGCGGACGGCAGCGTGCTGTTCTACAGCACCTACGGTCCCGCCGACGCCACCGACCAGCGCGCGTTCCTGAGCAGTCCCCTGTGGGCGCGCCTCAACGCCGTGCGGAACAAGCGGGCCTTCGCGGTGAACGACGACCACTGGTTCCTGGGCATCGGCATTCTCGCCGCGAACCGCGTCCTCGACGACCTCGAACAGTACCTCGGGAATTGA
- a CDS encoding sugar-binding transcriptional regulator yields the protein MTAASNTNALAVQVARLYYYQGLTTDAIAQELGLSRPKVSRLLTHARRAGLVEIRIHDPSAHPQALEGDLRSAYPFLTPHVVSVPPGSTEDVWLERVAQHTAQVLSNTLRPRHVVGLAWGNTLAAVSRALTPRSVPDLTFVQLNGSASPLDLMNGFVTDTLQRLARNYDARAYLFPVPTFFDDPHTKAAMWRERSVQHVLELQDRADVLLYSVGSTNARTPSHVYAGAYLDPADLEALQRDGVVGDIATVFFRADGTHANVPMNARASGPDLTLMTRVPHAICVVSGLGKVEALRAALRGRLMNTLVVDEPTARALLQEA from the coding sequence ATGACCGCCGCCTCCAACACCAACGCGCTGGCCGTGCAGGTCGCGCGCCTGTACTACTACCAGGGCCTTACCACCGACGCCATCGCCCAGGAACTCGGCCTGTCGCGCCCCAAGGTGTCCCGGCTGCTCACCCACGCCCGCCGCGCCGGCCTCGTCGAGATCCGCATCCATGACCCCAGCGCCCACCCGCAGGCGCTCGAAGGCGACCTGCGCAGCGCGTACCCGTTCCTCACCCCGCACGTCGTCAGCGTCCCCCCCGGCAGCACCGAGGACGTCTGGCTGGAACGCGTCGCGCAGCACACCGCGCAGGTCCTCAGCAACACCCTGCGCCCCCGCCACGTCGTCGGCCTCGCGTGGGGCAATACCCTCGCCGCCGTCAGCCGCGCCCTCACGCCCCGCAGCGTCCCCGACCTCACGTTCGTGCAGCTTAACGGCAGCGCCAGCCCCCTCGACCTGATGAACGGCTTCGTCACCGACACACTGCAGCGCCTCGCCCGCAACTACGACGCGCGCGCGTACCTCTTCCCCGTGCCGACCTTCTTCGACGACCCGCACACCAAGGCCGCCATGTGGCGCGAACGCAGCGTCCAGCATGTGCTGGAACTACAGGACCGCGCGGACGTGCTGCTCTACTCGGTCGGCAGCACCAACGCGCGCACCCCCAGCCACGTGTACGCGGGCGCGTACCTCGACCCGGCGGACCTGGAGGCGCTGCAGCGTGACGGCGTGGTGGGCGACATCGCCACGGTGTTCTTCCGCGCGGACGGCACGCACGCGAACGTCCCCATGAACGCCCGCGCGAGCGGCCCGGACCTGACCCTCATGACGCGCGTGCCGCACGCCATCTGCGTCGTGAGCGGCCTCGGGAAGGTCGAGGCGCTGCGCGCGGCGCTGCGGGGCCGCCTGATGAACACCCTCGTGGTGGACGAACCCACCGCCCGCGCCCTCCTGCAGGAGGCATAA
- a CDS encoding MIP/aquaporin family protein has product MTFTRTQEFMAELLGTMVLILFGCGVVAMVVLFANTNPTIPGQIVNGGYTNITLGWGFAVLMGIFISGTISGAHLNPAVTIGLAATGRFPWRKVAHYIAAQLIGAFIGAAIVFAVYHAKWIQFDPGLASTAGVFSTFPAVPGFWPGFIDQVVGTALLMALILAIGDKLNNPLGANWGGLAVAFLVMAIGMSFGGMHGYAINPARDLGPRLFSALAGFQNTGFQNGVWLVPVLGPIVGAVIGAFVYDLGIGRTLNRAHLAAQGEQGVDPAYNLETR; this is encoded by the coding sequence ATGACATTCACACGCACGCAGGAGTTCATGGCCGAACTGCTCGGCACGATGGTCCTCATCCTGTTCGGATGCGGCGTCGTCGCCATGGTGGTCCTCTTCGCCAACACCAACCCCACGATCCCCGGACAGATCGTGAACGGCGGCTACACCAACATCACCCTCGGGTGGGGCTTCGCCGTGCTCATGGGCATCTTCATCAGCGGCACCATCAGCGGCGCCCACCTCAACCCCGCCGTCACCATCGGCCTCGCCGCCACCGGCCGCTTCCCCTGGCGCAAAGTCGCGCACTACATCGCCGCGCAACTCATCGGCGCGTTCATCGGCGCGGCCATCGTGTTCGCCGTGTACCACGCCAAATGGATCCAGTTCGACCCCGGCCTCGCCAGCACCGCCGGCGTCTTCAGCACCTTCCCGGCCGTGCCCGGCTTCTGGCCCGGCTTCATTGACCAGGTGGTCGGCACCGCGCTGCTCATGGCCCTGATCCTCGCCATCGGCGACAAGCTCAACAACCCGCTCGGCGCGAACTGGGGCGGCCTCGCTGTCGCGTTCCTCGTGATGGCCATCGGCATGAGCTTCGGCGGCATGCACGGCTACGCCATCAACCCCGCCCGCGACCTCGGCCCGCGCCTGTTCTCCGCCCTCGCCGGCTTCCAGAACACCGGCTTCCAGAATGGCGTCTGGCTCGTGCCTGTCCTCGGCCCCATCGTGGGCGCCGTCATCGGCGCGTTCGTGTACGACCTCGGCATCGGCCGCACCCTGAATCGCGCGCACCTCGCCGCGCAGGGCGAACAGGGCGTCGACCCCGCGTACAACCTCGAAACCCGCTAA